In Sphingomonas sp. R1, a single genomic region encodes these proteins:
- a CDS encoding TonB-dependent receptor domain-containing protein — MRTIDKLLITTSCLATLLAAPAMAQEAASADQTAATPSDAIIVTGSRISRPNVTAAAPITSVTSEAIKLQAAVNIEDVLNRLPQVAPDSQQNYQDSDGRQRVKLRNLGFERTLVLVDGKRLGTMNGEDLGMIPTALIKRTDVLTGGASAVYGSDAVAGVINFVMDRDFTGIRLDGNYNFYVHQNTPGLISQTAKSYNFAQPAHGLAVDGARADLALTVGKKLFDDRLHLQAYVNYRQGDLVPYSARETSGCQLVQSVKDGPLSCSTSTYTKTGYVSPRSGPNNGNAYVNNPDGSRSFVPYSTAVATNPYDGYSFQRDSHRWNAGGFAQFEISEAATLYTDAMWFRDKSVNLFPARVYSYTAIGSSPYIVKCNNPFLSAAQSQTICGTAAGTSTAVPIELRYRLSGVPDGEDTYVNQGVRISSGIRGAFADGWSYDVGGVYARNRQDYTTGALDYDRVNKSLDTRLVNGVATCASGTSDGCVPFDPFSAYSTTNNQALYNYLTAGTYGTSTTVNTLYQGIATVQGDLGKMGIKSPWAEQGLAVAFSAEYREDKLDSYADAIFREWNGGSDRSLGQHVWEGMTELQAPIVEHKPFAELLQFNGAFRVSKYNTNPKTFSTWKTELVWAPVKDITFRGSVNRAQRAPTVVEASQGANISYGRITTAYSDPCAPTLVSTTIDPKTGQQVPVYGAPQASREACRATGLADNLYGSATLLCPTDVGCTYRSGGFTVDPETAYTKTFGVVLRPRFLPGLTLSVDRYLIDLNNSIGYNDYNYFSSGCVQTASDFFCKAFVRNADGTLFSTPSTNPTTGFIRQGTTNYYKAKAHGWDFQAQYGLRLGDGIGKLDFDFNGSLSTLLGGQDSPILPVKDCSEGYFGDNCGQFIPRWSHTLRTTYSTPNQKFLVSLNWRYLGPLTNTTNSGDAALGGTAANARTTFYRIAPYNYFDLAMSFRVSEIYSFRISANNILDKDPPILANSYNYGLSRNNTLSARYDSLGRQVAVSATVKF, encoded by the coding sequence ATGCGCACGATCGACAAGCTGCTGATAACTACCAGTTGCCTCGCCACGCTGCTCGCGGCACCGGCGATGGCACAGGAAGCGGCGTCCGCCGACCAGACCGCCGCCACGCCCAGCGACGCCATCATCGTGACCGGCTCGCGCATCAGCCGGCCGAACGTTACCGCCGCTGCACCGATCACCTCGGTCACCTCGGAAGCGATCAAGCTCCAGGCCGCGGTCAACATCGAGGACGTGCTGAACCGCCTGCCGCAGGTGGCGCCGGACAGTCAGCAGAACTACCAGGATTCGGACGGCCGCCAGCGCGTCAAGCTGCGCAACCTCGGCTTTGAGCGCACGCTGGTGCTCGTCGATGGCAAGCGCCTCGGCACGATGAACGGCGAAGACCTCGGCATGATCCCGACGGCGCTGATCAAGCGCACCGACGTGCTCACCGGCGGCGCCTCTGCCGTCTATGGCTCGGACGCGGTCGCCGGCGTGATCAACTTCGTGATGGACCGTGACTTCACCGGCATCCGGCTGGACGGCAACTATAATTTCTACGTCCACCAGAACACGCCCGGGCTGATCTCGCAGACCGCCAAAAGCTATAATTTCGCGCAGCCAGCCCATGGCCTCGCCGTTGACGGCGCCCGCGCCGATCTCGCGCTCACCGTCGGCAAGAAGCTGTTCGACGATCGCCTGCATCTCCAGGCCTATGTGAACTATCGCCAGGGCGATCTCGTCCCCTATTCGGCGCGTGAGACCTCGGGCTGCCAGCTGGTCCAGTCGGTCAAGGACGGGCCGCTGAGCTGCAGCACCTCCACCTATACCAAGACGGGCTATGTCTCGCCGCGTTCGGGCCCGAACAACGGCAATGCCTATGTGAACAATCCCGACGGCAGCCGCAGCTTCGTCCCCTATTCGACCGCGGTCGCGACGAACCCCTATGACGGCTATTCCTTCCAGCGCGACTCGCATCGCTGGAATGCCGGCGGTTTCGCCCAGTTCGAGATTTCCGAGGCAGCGACGCTCTACACCGATGCGATGTGGTTCCGCGACAAGTCGGTCAACCTCTTCCCGGCGCGCGTGTACAGCTACACCGCGATCGGCAGCTCGCCCTATATCGTGAAGTGCAACAACCCCTTCCTGTCCGCCGCCCAGTCGCAGACGATCTGCGGCACTGCCGCCGGCACCAGCACCGCGGTACCGATCGAGCTGCGCTACCGACTTTCGGGCGTGCCGGACGGCGAGGACACCTATGTGAACCAGGGCGTTCGCATCAGCAGCGGCATCCGCGGCGCGTTCGCCGACGGCTGGAGCTACGATGTCGGCGGCGTCTATGCCCGCAACCGGCAGGACTACACCACCGGCGCGCTGGACTATGATCGCGTCAACAAGTCGCTCGACACGCGGCTGGTCAACGGCGTGGCCACCTGCGCCTCGGGCACGTCCGATGGCTGCGTGCCCTTCGATCCGTTCAGCGCCTATTCGACCACCAACAACCAGGCGCTGTACAATTATCTGACCGCCGGCACCTACGGCACCTCCACCACGGTCAACACGCTGTACCAGGGCATCGCCACGGTGCAGGGCGATCTCGGCAAGATGGGGATCAAGAGCCCCTGGGCCGAACAGGGCCTCGCGGTGGCGTTCAGCGCGGAATATCGTGAGGACAAGCTGGACAGCTATGCCGACGCGATCTTCCGCGAGTGGAACGGCGGCAGCGATCGCAGCCTTGGCCAGCACGTCTGGGAGGGCATGACCGAGCTGCAGGCACCGATCGTCGAGCACAAGCCCTTCGCCGAGCTGCTGCAGTTCAACGGCGCGTTCCGCGTTTCGAAGTACAACACCAACCCGAAGACCTTCTCCACCTGGAAGACCGAGCTGGTCTGGGCCCCGGTCAAGGACATCACGTTCCGCGGCTCGGTCAATCGCGCCCAGCGCGCGCCGACCGTGGTGGAAGCCAGCCAGGGTGCGAACATCAGCTATGGCCGCATCACGACGGCCTATAGCGATCCCTGCGCGCCGACCCTGGTGAGCACCACGATCGATCCGAAGACCGGCCAGCAGGTGCCCGTCTACGGCGCCCCCCAGGCCTCGCGCGAAGCATGTCGGGCAACCGGTCTCGCCGACAATCTCTACGGCAGCGCCACCCTGCTCTGCCCAACCGATGTCGGCTGCACCTATCGCAGCGGCGGCTTCACCGTGGATCCGGAAACGGCCTATACCAAGACCTTCGGTGTGGTGCTGCGCCCGCGCTTCCTGCCGGGCCTGACGCTGTCGGTGGACCGCTACCTGATCGATCTCAACAACTCGATCGGCTATAACGACTATAACTATTTCTCGAGCGGCTGCGTGCAGACCGCCAGCGACTTCTTCTGCAAGGCGTTCGTGCGCAATGCGGACGGCACGCTGTTCAGCACGCCGAGCACCAATCCGACCACCGGCTTCATCCGCCAGGGCACGACCAACTACTACAAGGCCAAGGCGCATGGCTGGGACTTCCAGGCCCAATATGGCCTGCGTCTCGGCGACGGCATCGGTAAGCTGGACTTCGACTTCAACGGCTCGCTGTCGACCCTGCTCGGCGGCCAGGATTCGCCGATCCTGCCGGTGAAGGACTGTTCGGAAGGCTATTTCGGCGACAATTGCGGCCAGTTCATTCCGCGCTGGTCGCACACGCTGCGCACCACCTACAGCACGCCGAACCAGAAGTTCCTGGTATCGCTCAACTGGCGCTATCTCGGCCCGCTGACCAACACCACCAACTCGGGTGACGCCGCATTGGGCGGCACGGCGGCGAATGCCCGCACGACCTTCTATCGCATCGCGCCGTACAACTATTTCGATCTGGCGATGAGCTTCCGCGTCAGCGAGATCTACTCGTTCCGCATCTCGGCGAACAACATCCTCGACAAGGATCCGCCGATCCTCGCCAACTCGTACAATTATGGCCTGTCGCGCAACAACACCTTGTCGGCACGCTATGACTCGCTGGGTCGTCAGGTTGCGGTGAGCGCCACCGTCAAGTTCTGA
- a CDS encoding TonB-dependent receptor, with translation MSQPKVHRFQKSTMFLRSVSASALCVAGMMGVAHAQTAVPADTQADQPQEQQTQDQIVVTGIRASLATAQSIKRNSDTVVDAITSQDIGSLPDRSVTEALQRVPGVSINRFAGSNDPDHFSVEGSGVAVRGLTFVRSEFNGRTAFAAGVGGQALNFADVPSELLGSVIVAKNTTAEMIEGGLAGTVNLNTRKPFDRTGFHAAGSIEANYGDMRKKWTPTISGLISNTWDTGIGRLGLLASGAFSRIQSRSDGLQIANYQTRDNTLVNAANTNGTLVCRNPLPSSTDTRTLPASGAACGSVGAAGADGFADYASSRVAPVGGQFRTQLFDRKRDGASLSAQFESIDHRTTLTAEYVRSHTTQEWSEYTFETAPDLAEYTTYPIGCQQNDAGPQNSAGNATARAQCQVGRFKDFTYDSNGLFQSGYIVNTSNAWRGNLDNSPYVPVGGLQQSLARRQSKEETTNQDWSLRLRSDLTDRLTVTLDGQVAKSKRTQLDFSVFGSSFADQELNISGNLPTVIPHKPQYLAYNWSGSASAPLANATEAQYFTDPRFQFWRAAMDHLEESTGTQYAFQGDLEYKFNEDAFLRRVKFGARYQDRSQTVRYSTYNWGMLSETWSGNRPVNFGDTAANQMVRYNFPNFFRGQTTPPPGAFYYGGDLINDYAGSVKFFQSIQAQAVALGASPSWVPLASRAGVTPGTSYLPAEIQPVSQLDSAAYGMASFGSDSFLGSIRLSGNIGLRWVKTNIRSEGSIGVPSQQALNILDPYSVRCAATVPAGAPPGTQPQIPGGVCTLGAAGYGQLQQFAGAGVTRFDAAKMHYSYFLPSMNLKFGLSNDLLIRLAASKVLTRPENSYIRNFLTIGLGTSGELTATAGNPYLKPATAWQFDASVEWYFARVGSLTLNGFYKSIDNFFYQEITNRSITSNGVTKDVFVRGPANYNGTGKIKGFEIAYQQTYDFLPGALKGLGISANYTFIDSKGLPNSFLNTGSPSNVSTVKPGNLPLEQLSKHNVNAAIFYERGPISVRAAYNWRSRFLLTASDVIFPYYSIFNEPVGTLDASLFLNVTKDVKIGVQGVNLTNTVTKTTQAYTGDPDKLAPRSYFMNDRRYSIILRGNF, from the coding sequence ATGTCGCAGCCGAAGGTGCATCGTTTTCAAAAATCGACAATGTTTCTGCGGAGTGTCTCCGCATCGGCGCTGTGCGTCGCGGGGATGATGGGGGTGGCGCATGCGCAGACTGCCGTTCCGGCAGACACGCAGGCGGATCAGCCCCAGGAACAGCAGACGCAGGATCAGATCGTCGTCACCGGCATCCGCGCCAGCCTCGCGACCGCGCAGTCGATCAAGCGGAACTCCGACACCGTTGTCGACGCGATCACCTCGCAGGACATCGGGTCGCTGCCGGATCGCTCCGTCACCGAGGCGCTGCAGCGCGTGCCGGGTGTCTCGATCAACCGCTTCGCCGGTTCGAATGACCCGGACCACTTCTCCGTCGAAGGCTCGGGCGTCGCGGTGCGCGGCCTCACCTTCGTCCGCTCCGAGTTCAACGGCCGCACCGCCTTCGCAGCGGGCGTGGGCGGCCAGGCGCTCAACTTCGCCGACGTGCCGTCCGAACTGCTCGGATCGGTGATCGTCGCCAAGAACACCACTGCGGAGATGATCGAAGGCGGCCTCGCCGGCACGGTCAACCTCAACACGCGCAAGCCCTTCGATCGCACCGGCTTCCATGCCGCGGGCAGCATCGAGGCCAATTATGGCGACATGCGCAAGAAGTGGACGCCCACCATCTCGGGGCTGATCTCGAACACCTGGGATACCGGGATCGGCCGTCTCGGCCTGCTCGCCAGCGGCGCCTTCTCGCGCATTCAGAGCCGTTCGGACGGCCTGCAGATCGCCAACTACCAGACCCGCGACAACACGCTGGTCAACGCAGCGAACACCAACGGCACCCTGGTCTGCCGCAACCCCCTGCCTTCCTCGACGGACACGCGCACGCTGCCGGCATCCGGTGCGGCCTGCGGTAGCGTCGGTGCCGCAGGCGCCGACGGGTTCGCCGATTATGCCTCGTCGCGGGTGGCGCCGGTGGGCGGCCAGTTCCGCACCCAGCTGTTTGATCGCAAGCGCGACGGGGCCTCGCTCTCCGCGCAGTTCGAATCGATCGATCATCGCACCACGCTGACCGCCGAATATGTCCGCTCCCACACCACGCAGGAGTGGAGCGAATACACGTTCGAGACGGCCCCGGACCTGGCCGAATACACGACCTATCCGATTGGCTGCCAGCAGAACGACGCCGGCCCGCAGAACTCGGCCGGCAACGCCACCGCGCGTGCGCAGTGCCAGGTCGGCCGGTTCAAGGACTTCACCTACGACAGCAACGGCCTGTTCCAGTCCGGCTATATCGTCAACACCAGCAACGCCTGGCGCGGCAATCTCGACAATTCGCCTTATGTGCCGGTTGGCGGCCTGCAGCAGTCGCTCGCCCGTCGCCAGTCGAAGGAAGAGACGACCAACCAGGATTGGAGCCTGCGGCTTCGCTCCGACCTTACCGATCGCCTCACCGTCACCCTGGACGGCCAGGTCGCCAAGTCGAAGCGTACCCAGCTCGATTTCTCGGTGTTCGGTTCCAGCTTCGCGGACCAGGAGCTGAACATCAGCGGCAACCTGCCGACGGTGATCCCGCACAAGCCGCAATATCTCGCCTATAACTGGTCGGGCTCGGCCAGCGCCCCGCTCGCCAATGCCACCGAGGCGCAGTATTTCACCGATCCGCGCTTCCAGTTCTGGCGCGCGGCGATGGACCATCTCGAGGAGAGCACCGGCACGCAATATGCGTTCCAGGGCGATCTCGAGTACAAGTTCAACGAGGATGCCTTCCTGCGGCGCGTCAAGTTCGGTGCGCGCTACCAGGATCGCAGCCAGACGGTGCGCTATTCGACCTATAACTGGGGCATGCTGAGCGAGACCTGGTCGGGGAACCGGCCGGTGAACTTCGGCGACACGGCGGCCAACCAGATGGTGCGCTACAACTTCCCCAACTTCTTCCGCGGGCAGACCACGCCGCCGCCGGGTGCGTTCTATTATGGCGGCGACCTGATCAACGATTATGCCGGCTCGGTGAAGTTCTTCCAGTCGATCCAGGCACAGGCGGTGGCGCTCGGCGCTTCGCCAAGCTGGGTGCCGCTGGCATCGCGCGCCGGCGTAACGCCGGGCACGTCCTATCTGCCGGCGGAAATCCAGCCCGTCTCGCAGCTCGACAGCGCCGCCTATGGCATGGCGAGCTTCGGTTCGGACAGCTTCCTCGGCTCCATCCGTCTCTCGGGCAATATCGGCCTTCGCTGGGTGAAGACCAATATCCGCTCGGAAGGCTCGATCGGCGTTCCCAGCCAGCAGGCGCTCAACATCCTCGATCCGTACAGCGTGCGCTGCGCGGCGACCGTGCCGGCGGGTGCACCCCCGGGCACGCAGCCGCAGATCCCGGGCGGCGTCTGCACGCTGGGGGCTGCCGGCTATGGCCAGCTCCAGCAGTTCGCCGGGGCGGGGGTGACGCGCTTCGATGCAGCGAAGATGCACTACAGCTACTTCCTGCCGAGCATGAACCTGAAGTTCGGTCTGTCGAACGACCTGCTGATCCGCCTGGCGGCATCGAAGGTGCTGACGCGGCCGGAAAACTCGTACATCCGCAACTTCCTTACCATCGGCCTGGGGACCAGCGGCGAACTAACCGCAACCGCGGGCAACCCGTATCTCAAGCCGGCCACCGCCTGGCAGTTCGATGCCAGCGTCGAATGGTATTTCGCCCGCGTCGGCTCGCTGACGCTGAACGGGTTCTACAAGAGCATCGACAATTTCTTCTACCAGGAGATCACCAATCGTTCGATCACCAGCAACGGGGTGACGAAGGACGTGTTCGTGCGCGGTCCGGCCAATTACAACGGCACGGGCAAGATCAAGGGCTTCGAAATCGCCTATCAGCAGACCTATGACTTCCTGCCAGGCGCGCTGAAGGGGCTGGGCATCTCGGCCAACTATACCTTCATCGACAGCAAGGGCCTGCCCAACAGCTTCCTTAACACGGGCTCGCCTTCCAACGTGTCGACGGTGAAGCCGGGCAACCTGCCACTCGAGCAGCTGTCGAAGCACAATGTCAACGCCGCCATCTTCTACGAGCGCGGACCGATCTCGGTGCGTGCCGCGTACAACTGGCGCTCGCGCTTCCTGCTCACCGCCTCGGATGTGATCTTCCCCTATTACTCCATCTTCAACGAGCCGGTGGGCACGCTCGATGCCTCGCTGTTCCTGAACGTCACCAAGGACGTGAAGATCGGTGTGCAGGGGGTGAACTTGACGAACACCGTTACCAAGACCACGCAGGCCTATACCGGCGATCCGGACAAGCTGGCCCCGCGGTCCTACTTCATGAACGACCGCCGCTATTCGATCATCCTGCGCGGCAACTTCTAA
- a CDS encoding SRPBCC domain-containing protein: MSEIFWPADYVPGFTDNFCSNEVIVAGLTATELWPFLNEPERWPTYYSNAADVRFYDGKGPQLQAGMRFFFSTFGFPVEAQVVEHVPSIGGQPARVAWHGWSGDVGAPDRLDVHHAWLIEDLWGGRVRILTQETQKGAPARELAKADPNPMINGHQQWLDGMVAAARAAKA; encoded by the coding sequence ATGAGCGAAATCTTTTGGCCCGCAGACTATGTGCCGGGCTTTACCGACAATTTCTGTTCAAACGAGGTCATCGTCGCCGGCCTCACGGCGACCGAACTCTGGCCGTTCCTGAACGAGCCCGAGCGATGGCCGACCTATTACAGCAACGCCGCAGATGTGCGCTTCTATGACGGCAAGGGGCCGCAGCTTCAGGCGGGCATGCGCTTCTTCTTCAGCACCTTCGGTTTTCCCGTCGAAGCGCAGGTGGTGGAACATGTGCCATCCATCGGCGGACAGCCGGCGCGCGTCGCCTGGCATGGCTGGTCCGGCGACGTGGGCGCGCCCGATCGCCTCGACGTCCATCACGCCTGGCTGATCGAGGACCTGTGGGGCGGGCGCGTACGCATCTTGACGCAGGAAACCCAAAAGGGCGCCCCGGCGCGGGAACTGGCCAAGGCGGATCCCAACCCGATGATCAACGGCCATCAGCAATGGCTGGACGGCATGGTCGCAGCCGCGCGCGCCGCCAAGGCGTGA